The Thermococcus eurythermalis genomic sequence TTGGCAAAGCCGACGTTGCCCTTTGCATCTACCATAATGATGCCCATCGTGTCGGGGCCGAAGTACCGAGTGGCAAGGCTTATTGCCGCGTCGCTTGCCGCCTGGGCGTCCATACCGAGCCTGACGAAATCGGTGGCACTCTTTGCCAGGGCGAGCTTTATCGCCACCTCACCGAGGCCTGTACAGGAAGCACCTGCAACCTCGTTGGCGTATGTTCCACCGCCGATTATGGGGGTGTCGCCGACCCTGCCAAACATCTTGAGGAAGACACCGCCGGTTGAAGTCCCCGCAACGACCTCCTCGCCGTCAAAGGCAACCGCCCCGACCGTGCTCCTGAGGACTTCTGGGTATTCTTTGATCAGCTCGTTGAGCTTCTTCCAGTGCCTCGTTTCCCCCTTCTCGATGAGCTTTTTCCTGAGCTCCTCCCACTGCTTGAGCCTCTCATCTGTAACCGGGTCGTACTCCTCGAAGCCCATGAGCCTGGCAAACTTGACGGCCCCCTCACCTATGAGGAGCACGTGGTCGGTCTTCTCCATGACCTTCCTCGCGACGCTTATCGGGTTCTTGACGCCCCAGATGCCAGCAACTGCCCCCGCTTCCAGCGTCTTCCCGCGCATTATTGCCGCGTCCATCTCGACCTTTCCGTCGAGGGTCAGGACGGAACCGGTGCCGGCGTTGAAGAGCGGGTTGTCTTCAAGGGCCTTGACGGCCTCCTCGACGGCGTCCAGTGCGGAACCCCTCTTGAGCTCGCGCCAGCCCGCCAGAACAGCCTCCCTAACGCCCTCAATGACCTTTGGAATGCGCTCCTCTTTCCTTATTGTGCCGGCACCGCCGTGGACTATTATCGCGACCATGAGAACCACCGGGGAAAGTTCCCTCGAAGGGTTAAAAGGGTTGTGGAAACGAAAAGAAATCAGCTGATCGCCATGTTGATTATAGTCTCCCCGATGTTCTCAAGGTACTCAAGTATCCTCCTGAAGCTCTCCTTGGCAATGGACTGCCTGTAGTCGGTCGCTTTAATCGTGGCGCGGAGCTCTAGCATGAGCTTGTCTATCGCCTTGAGGTCGCGCTTCTCTATCTGCGCAACCATGGCCTCGAACTTCTCCCGGAGGTACTGGACGTCAATATCATCGGGGTTCTCCGCGATTCTGATTATGTGGTCGCCTATCCTCTCGATGTTCCTGGCGATGAATAGAATCCCCATGAGGTCAAACGTCCTCCTGGCGATTCCACTCTCCTCCACAACCGTGTGCTTGCTCAGCAGCCTGTTCACGGTGCGGACTATCAGAAAGTAGAACCTGTCAAGCTCGTTTTCGAGGTCGTTCATGTCACGCCTTATCTCGCCGTCCCCGGTGCCGATGAGGAGCTCAAGGTCGCCGAGCATCGAGAGGATAATGGACCTGATTCTCCACAGGAGCTCAGCCAGGTTGACCTCGTCCTCGTCGAGAAGGCTCTTTGCAACAATCCTCATCGGTTCGTCGAGGATTATCTCGACACCGGGAAGGCTCTGAAGCACCTTTCTTATTTTGACCTTGTAGATCGGCATCTCCCCGGGGAGCCTTATCTCAAGGACATCGTAGCCCTGGATGTAGGCGGAGATAACGAGCCTTATCGCCATATCGGGCGAGAACTCCTCGGAGAGCGCCAGGACTTTTTTCTCGCTCACATCTTTAGGCTCGCTAGGGAAGATTGTTATACTGCCGTCCGGGTTTATAGTCAGCGGTACGGTATCACCCTGCTTTAGGTTGTGCTCCTTCACCCATTTCTTTGGAAGGGAAATTATGTATGAGCTTCGTCCGGTAAACTGTATCTTGCGGAACTCCATATCAAGCCACCCACGCTATATAGAGATAGCCCGTTAAAGGCTTCACTTCGATAAACTTATAAGCGCTATGAGGGACGTTTCACTATGCTCTCCAAGTACGGCAGGGACGCGAAGATACTCATCGGGGCAAACGCGCTTGGACAGACGTTCCTCTGGTTCTCGTTCTTCATAATGCCGTTTTACCTGACCGCCCTTGGCTACAACGAGAAAGAAATGGGAGCGTTCTTCTCGACCCAGACGACTGTAGGAGGGCTCTTTTTCCTTCTGGCAGGATATGTCTCCCTAAGGCTCGGATACAAGAAGACTCTCATCCTGAGCGCGTTCGCCGGGCTCATCGGGAGGCTCCTGCAGGTTCTCGCGCCGAACACGTTTATCCTGTTCCTCGGGTTCGTCCTCGTGGGGGTGAACATGGGGCTAAGGCAGCCGAACTACAACGCCTACCTGAGCGAGCTCGTTCCAGGCGAGATGAGGCACGAGGCGTTCTCCAAGAGCTTCGGCCTTGGAACGCTCTTCAACTCGCTTGGAGTACTCCTAGCGGGCTTTCTACCGGAATATCTAATGAGACTATCCTTCGCAGAGGAAACGGCCTACAGAATAACGTTCTCCTTCTCAATCCTCCAGTTCGTCTTTGTTATCCCTGCCCTGCTCCTCGTCCATGACGTCGAGGTCAGGGAGAGAAAGATAAGGTGGGAAAGAGACCTGGTAATAAAAATCCTCAAGTTTTCACTGCCCAGCGCCCTCATAGGCCTCGGTGCGGGGATAACCATACCCTTCATGAGCATCTACTTCAAGAAGCGCTTCGGGGAAACCCTCCAGGCGATAAGCTGGGTCTTCTTCTTCCAGCAGCTGGCGATGGGCCTCGGCTCGTTTGGACTGCCCGAGCTCGTCAGGAGGTACGGGCCCGTCAGGGTTATAACGTCATTCCAGGGGCTTGCAACGCTCCTCTTCGTCGTGTTTCCGTCCCTAGAGACGTTCGCACTGGCGGGAGCGGTTTATGTGCTCAGGGCAATACTCATGAACATAATCTGGCCGATAAACGACTCGTTCATGATGGGCTTTTTCAGGGCCGAGGAAAAGGCAACAGCAAACGGGATAAGGCAGGCATTCTCGACGTTCATGCGCGGAATAGGAAACTCCATCGGCGGGACGCTCTTTGCAGTCTCCCTCGCTTACCCGTTCTACGCCACAGCCATCCTGTACGCCGTAGCAACGGTCATGTTCTATGTCCTCTTCATAAAACACAACGAGTGAAGTGTCCCAAAGGAAGAAGAGAGGGAAAAGTTCACTCCTCTGCGAGCTCGACTCCCCTATCGAAGGCCCTGAAGTTCACTTCCCAGAGCTTCTCGCGCAGGGTGAGCTTTATCCCCTCGAGGAGGCTCTCGCGCTTGAGCGGAATGAGGCCCTTGCCATAGGCATAGCCGAGCATCAGGACGCCAAGGGTCCTGGGGTTTATCCCGTCAGCCTCGCGCTGGAAGTCCAACATGTGGACGGGGCAGATTCTTCCAAGGGCCTCGTTTATCTCTTCAAGCTCAGGGTAGCGCTCCTTTCCGACGAGCGTCGTCGCGGTGTGAATCGGATAAGCATTGACGATTGCCACGCTCTCCTTTCCCAAAAACCGAGCGTTCCTCAGAGCCTCTGCGGGCTCAAGGGCGAGCATTAGGTCCGCTTCCCCCTCCCCGATGAGAGGAGAATAAACCTCCTCGCCAAAGCGGAGGTAGCTGAGGACGCTTCCGTAGCGCTGGCTCATTCCAAGGGTCTCGCCGATGCGAACGTTGTAGCCCTCTACCATCGCCGCGTTCCCGACTATCCTCGAAAGGGTCAGACCACCCTGGCCGCCGACCCCGGTAATTATAAGGTTAAACTCCATAAACACCACCTACATGGGTTGGAGCGAGACAATAAAAAGCTAAGCTCAAAAAAATTCGCTGAAACAAGGGGTTTTCTGAAAATTATGAGCCTTCCATCCTTAGTTCGAGAATTCCATTCAATTTCCAAGACACCTCCAGCCGGGGCCTAGGATACATATTTAAGGGATTGCGAGAACCCAAAAATATGACGTTCGAGGAGTACTACTCGGCTTTCAAGACATACAGCGATGTCCATTCAGAAGAGTACAGGAGAAGAATCGAAAACCTTGAGCCCCTCCTCATGAAGTTCATGACGAAAAAGGGAAGAGTCCTCGACCTCGGGTGCGGTGCAGGGGGCTTTTCCTTCCTTCTCGAAGACTTAGGC encodes the following:
- a CDS encoding isoaspartyl peptidase/L-asparaginase family protein codes for the protein MVAIIVHGGAGTIRKEERIPKVIEGVREAVLAGWRELKRGSALDAVEEAVKALEDNPLFNAGTGSVLTLDGKVEMDAAIMRGKTLEAGAVAGIWGVKNPISVARKVMEKTDHVLLIGEGAVKFARLMGFEEYDPVTDERLKQWEELRKKLIEKGETRHWKKLNELIKEYPEVLRSTVGAVAFDGEEVVAGTSTGGVFLKMFGRVGDTPIIGGGTYANEVAGASCTGLGEVAIKLALAKSATDFVRLGMDAQAASDAAISLATRYFGPDTMGIIMVDAKGNVGFAKNTKHMSYAFMKEGMKGPEAGV
- a CDS encoding phosphate signaling complex PhoU family protein, whose amino-acid sequence is MEFRKIQFTGRSSYIISLPKKWVKEHNLKQGDTVPLTINPDGSITIFPSEPKDVSEKKVLALSEEFSPDMAIRLVISAYIQGYDVLEIRLPGEMPIYKVKIRKVLQSLPGVEIILDEPMRIVAKSLLDEDEVNLAELLWRIRSIILSMLGDLELLIGTGDGEIRRDMNDLENELDRFYFLIVRTVNRLLSKHTVVEESGIARRTFDLMGILFIARNIERIGDHIIRIAENPDDIDVQYLREKFEAMVAQIEKRDLKAIDKLMLELRATIKATDYRQSIAKESFRRILEYLENIGETIINMAIS
- a CDS encoding MFS transporter, whose product is MLSKYGRDAKILIGANALGQTFLWFSFFIMPFYLTALGYNEKEMGAFFSTQTTVGGLFFLLAGYVSLRLGYKKTLILSAFAGLIGRLLQVLAPNTFILFLGFVLVGVNMGLRQPNYNAYLSELVPGEMRHEAFSKSFGLGTLFNSLGVLLAGFLPEYLMRLSFAEETAYRITFSFSILQFVFVIPALLLVHDVEVRERKIRWERDLVIKILKFSLPSALIGLGAGITIPFMSIYFKKRFGETLQAISWVFFFQQLAMGLGSFGLPELVRRYGPVRVITSFQGLATLLFVVFPSLETFALAGAVYVLRAILMNIIWPINDSFMMGFFRAEEKATANGIRQAFSTFMRGIGNSIGGTLFAVSLAYPFYATAILYAVATVMFYVLFIKHNE
- a CDS encoding indolepyruvate oxidoreductase subunit beta, with the protein product MEFNLIITGVGGQGGLTLSRIVGNAAMVEGYNVRIGETLGMSQRYGSVLSYLRFGEEVYSPLIGEGEADLMLALEPAEALRNARFLGKESVAIVNAYPIHTATTLVGKERYPELEEINEALGRICPVHMLDFQREADGINPRTLGVLMLGYAYGKGLIPLKRESLLEGIKLTLREKLWEVNFRAFDRGVELAEE